Proteins found in one Chlamydia pneumoniae TW-183 genomic segment:
- a CDS encoding AMP-binding protein — protein sequence MHDQRNRGHNNHNLRLRPGSTLLEAFLILCSEHEEGIACFDEHLGSLSYRELRNAIIAVAIKVSKFSEDRVGVMMPASIGAFIAYFGILLAGKTPVMMNWSQGLRELRACTKTVEVRRVLTSQQFIKHLTEVQGFVEYPFDLMYMEDVRKRLSWWEKCRIGLYSKCSVPWLLRIFGVSGVESDDTAVILFTSGTEKLPKAVPLTHKNLMENQEACLKFFDPNTQDVMLAFLPPFHAYGFNSCGLFPLLMGVHVVFASNPLNPKKLVEFIDDKKVTFFGSTPVFFDYILKTAKKQNSCLESLRLVVIGGDALKDTLYEETKKLQPQIALYQGYGATECSPVISITTKESPRKSECVGMPIEGMDVLIISKETHIPVSSGEQGLIVVRGNSVFSGYLGNHEHQSFVSLGGDQWYLTGDLGHIGPSGDLFLEGRLSRFVKIGGEMVSLEALESILHEHFTENQNEDAGSLVVCGIPGDKVRLCLFTTLATTIHEVNDILKSAETSSIVKISYVHQVESIPILGIGKPDYVSLNALAVSLFG from the coding sequence ATGCACGATCAACGGAATAGGGGTCATAACAACCATAATTTAAGGTTGCGACCTGGATCTACATTATTGGAAGCTTTTTTAATATTATGTTCCGAACATGAAGAGGGAATTGCCTGTTTTGACGAACATCTAGGCTCACTCTCTTATCGAGAACTTCGCAATGCTATAATTGCTGTAGCAATTAAGGTCTCCAAGTTTTCTGAAGATAGAGTTGGGGTGATGATGCCCGCATCTATAGGAGCATTCATTGCCTATTTTGGCATTCTTCTTGCGGGGAAGACTCCCGTAATGATGAACTGGAGTCAAGGACTCAGAGAGCTACGTGCATGTACAAAAACAGTAGAGGTTCGACGTGTTCTTACTTCACAGCAGTTCATCAAACATTTAACTGAGGTCCAAGGGTTCGTAGAATATCCCTTTGATCTTATGTATATGGAAGATGTGCGTAAACGCCTTTCCTGGTGGGAGAAGTGCCGGATAGGGTTGTATTCTAAATGCTCCGTCCCTTGGTTGCTCAGAATCTTTGGAGTTTCAGGGGTTGAGAGCGATGATACTGCTGTCATTTTGTTTACTTCTGGAACAGAAAAACTTCCAAAAGCAGTCCCTCTAACCCATAAGAATTTAATGGAAAATCAGGAGGCATGCCTCAAATTTTTCGATCCTAATACACAAGATGTCATGTTGGCATTTCTCCCTCCTTTTCATGCTTATGGATTCAATAGCTGTGGCTTGTTTCCTTTACTGATGGGCGTTCATGTAGTATTCGCTTCGAATCCTCTAAACCCTAAAAAGTTAGTTGAGTTTATCGATGATAAAAAGGTCACCTTCTTTGGGAGCACTCCGGTATTTTTCGACTATATTCTGAAAACAGCAAAAAAACAAAATTCCTGTTTGGAGTCCCTACGACTTGTTGTGATCGGCGGGGATGCATTGAAAGATACCCTCTACGAAGAAACTAAGAAATTACAACCACAAATTGCTCTCTATCAGGGCTACGGTGCTACCGAATGTTCTCCTGTAATTTCGATTACTACGAAAGAAAGTCCTAGGAAATCCGAGTGTGTGGGAATGCCGATCGAAGGGATGGATGTGCTGATTATTTCTAAAGAGACTCATATTCCCGTATCCTCGGGAGAACAGGGATTGATCGTTGTTCGTGGGAACTCTGTATTTTCAGGATATCTTGGGAACCATGAACATCAGAGTTTTGTCTCCTTAGGTGGGGATCAGTGGTATTTGACTGGAGATTTGGGTCATATAGGTCCTAGCGGGGATCTATTTTTAGAAGGTAGGCTAAGCCGATTTGTAAAAATCGGTGGAGAAATGGTAAGCCTAGAAGCTTTAGAAAGTATTTTGCATGAGCATTTTACTGAAAATCAAAATGAAGACGCAGGTTCCCTAGTGGTGTGTGGTATTCCTGGGGATAAGGTAAGGCTGTGTTTATTTACTACTCTTGCTACAACAATACATGAAGTAAATGATATCTTAAAAAGCGCTGAAACCAGTAGCATAGTGAAGATATCGTATGTGCATCAGGTTGAAAGCATTCCTATCTTAGGCATTGGGAAACCTGATTACGTTTCATTAAATGCTCTGGCTGTTTCATTATTTGGGTAA
- a CDS encoding CPn0927/CPn0928 family alpha/beta hydrolase fold protein, which yields MIPSPTPINFRDDTILETDPKPSLIMFSSKKTEIASERRKAHPTLFKVLGTIWNIVKFIISIILFLPLALLWVLKKTCQFFILPSSIISQSMSKTAVAIRRMTFLSHIKQLLSLKEISAADRVVIQYDDLVVDSLAIKIPHALPHRWILYSQGNSGLMENLFDRGDSSLHQLAKATGSNLLVFNYPGIMSSKGEAKRENLVKSYQACVRYLRDEETGPKANQIIAFGYSLGTSVQAAALDREVTDGSDGTSWIVVKDRGPRSLADVANQICKPIASAIIKLVGWNIDSVKPSERLRCPEIFIYNSNHDQELISDGLFERENCVATPFLELPEVKTSGTKIPIPERDLLHLNPLSPNVVDRLAAVISNYLDSENRKSQQPD from the coding sequence ATGATCCCATCCCCTACCCCAATAAACTTTCGTGATGATACGATTCTAGAGACGGATCCAAAGCCGTCTTTAATCATGTTCTCTTCAAAAAAAACAGAGATAGCTTCTGAAAGACGGAAGGCCCATCCCACCTTATTTAAAGTTCTAGGAACGATTTGGAATATTGTGAAGTTTATTATCTCAATCATTCTGTTCCTTCCCTTAGCGTTATTGTGGGTACTCAAGAAAACCTGTCAGTTTTTCATTCTCCCATCTTCTATCATATCTCAGAGCATGTCAAAAACAGCTGTGGCAATTCGGCGAATGACCTTTCTGTCCCATATTAAACAACTCCTAAGCCTTAAGGAAATCTCAGCTGCCGATCGTGTGGTTATACAATATGACGATTTGGTGGTTGATAGCTTAGCTATAAAGATACCTCATGCTCTTCCCCACAGGTGGATTCTTTATTCTCAAGGAAACTCTGGATTGATGGAAAACCTGTTCGATCGGGGCGATTCCTCTCTACACCAGCTAGCCAAAGCAACCGGCTCGAATCTTCTTGTGTTCAACTATCCTGGAATTATGTCCAGCAAAGGAGAAGCGAAACGAGAAAATCTGGTTAAATCGTATCAGGCATGCGTACGCTACCTACGAGATGAAGAGACAGGTCCTAAAGCCAATCAAATCATAGCTTTCGGATACTCTTTGGGAACTAGTGTCCAAGCTGCTGCTCTAGATCGTGAGGTCACTGATGGCAGTGATGGAACTTCATGGATTGTTGTAAAAGATCGGGGCCCTCGCTCTCTAGCAGATGTCGCGAATCAAATTTGTAAGCCCATAGCTTCCGCGATTATAAAACTCGTTGGTTGGAACATAGACTCTGTGAAACCTAGCGAAAGATTGCGTTGTCCCGAAATTTTCATTTACAACTCTAATCATGATCAAGAACTCATTAGCGACGGCCTCTTCGAAAGAGAAAATTGCGTAGCAACACCTTTTCTAGAGCTTCCTGAAGTAAAAACCTCGGGGACTAAAATTCCTATACCCGAAAGGGATCTTCTCCATCTAAATCCTCTCAGTCCAAATGTAGTAGACAGATTAGCAGCAGTGATCTCTAATTATTTAGATTCTGAAAACAGAAAGTCTCAGCAACCTGATTAA
- a CDS encoding Glu/Leu/Phe/Val dehydrogenase family protein has protein sequence MKYSLNFKEIKIDDYERVIEVTCSKVRLHAIIAIHQTAVGPALGGVRASLYSSFEDACTDALRLARGMTYKAIISNTGTGGGKSVIILPQDAPSLTEDMLRAFGQAVNALEGTYICAEDLGVSINDISIVAEETPYVCGIADVSGDPSIYTAHGGFLCIKETAKYLWGSSSLRGKKIAIQGIGSVGRRLLQSLFFEGAELYVADVLERAVQDAARLYGATIVPTEEIHALECDIFSPCARGNVIRKDNLADLNCKAIVGVANNQLEDSSAGMMLHERGILYGPDYLVNAGGLLNVAAAIEGRVYAPKEVLLKVEELPIVLSKLYNQSKTTGKDLVALSDSFVEDKLLAYTS, from the coding sequence ATGAAATACTCACTGAACTTTAAAGAGATCAAAATAGATGATTATGAGCGTGTTATTGAAGTCACATGTTCAAAAGTTCGTCTTCATGCAATTATTGCTATTCATCAAACGGCAGTAGGACCCGCCTTAGGTGGAGTGCGAGCCTCTCTATATTCTTCTTTTGAGGATGCGTGCACAGACGCTCTTCGCTTGGCTCGGGGGATGACCTACAAGGCAATCATTAGTAATACAGGAACAGGCGGGGGGAAAAGTGTTATTATTCTTCCCCAGGATGCTCCTTCCCTCACTGAAGACATGCTGAGGGCTTTTGGCCAGGCTGTGAATGCTTTAGAGGGGACCTACATCTGTGCTGAAGATCTTGGTGTATCTATAAATGATATTTCTATCGTTGCTGAAGAAACTCCTTATGTGTGTGGGATCGCTGATGTTAGTGGAGATCCTTCTATATACACCGCACATGGCGGATTTTTATGCATAAAAGAAACCGCTAAGTATCTTTGGGGATCTTCCTCTCTTAGAGGGAAAAAAATTGCGATTCAGGGAATAGGCTCTGTAGGACGACGTCTATTACAATCGTTGTTTTTTGAAGGCGCCGAACTTTATGTTGCTGATGTTTTAGAAAGAGCCGTTCAGGATGCTGCAAGGCTCTATGGGGCTACGATTGTTCCTACAGAAGAGATTCATGCATTGGAATGTGATATTTTCTCTCCTTGTGCTCGTGGGAACGTGATTCGTAAAGATAATCTTGCAGATTTAAATTGTAAGGCGATTGTAGGTGTCGCAAATAACCAACTTGAAGATAGCTCAGCTGGAATGATGCTCCACGAACGGGGAATTCTTTATGGTCCCGACTATTTAGTGAATGCTGGGGGATTGCTTAATGTGGCCGCAGCAATAGAAGGAAGAGTCTATGCTCCTAAAGAAGTGCTTCTTAAAGTAGAAGAGCTTCCTATAGTTCTAAGTAAGCTATACAATCAAAGTAAAACTACAGGAAAAGACCTTGTAGCTTTATCAGATTCCTTCGTGGAAGACAAGCTCTTGGCCTATACGTCATAG
- a CDS encoding inorganic pyrophosphatase: MSKKPLYVAHPWHSPTLTQDNYESLCCYIEITPYDSVKFELDKATGLLKVDRPQKFSNFCPCLYGLLPQTYCGTASGNYSGEQTRREGIQGDKDPLDVCVLTEKNIHHGNILLQARPIGGLRIIDSGEADDKIIAVLEDDLVFAEIEDISDCPGTVLDMIQHYFLTYKATPNHLIKGSPAKIEIVGIYGKKEAQKVIQLAHEDYLSYIGDTAEVN; the protein is encoded by the coding sequence ATGTCTAAAAAACCATTATATGTTGCACATCCTTGGCACAGCCCTACATTAACCCAGGATAATTATGAGTCCCTGTGTTGTTATATAGAAATTACTCCTTATGACTCTGTAAAATTTGAATTAGACAAGGCTACAGGCTTGCTCAAAGTAGACAGACCTCAAAAATTTTCTAACTTTTGTCCCTGCCTTTATGGTTTACTGCCTCAAACATACTGTGGCACTGCTTCTGGGAACTATAGCGGGGAACAAACACGTCGCGAAGGAATCCAAGGTGATAAAGACCCTCTGGATGTCTGTGTTCTTACAGAAAAAAATATCCATCATGGAAATATTTTACTTCAAGCACGTCCTATAGGAGGTCTTCGCATCATTGATTCTGGAGAAGCTGATGATAAGATTATTGCTGTTTTAGAGGACGATTTAGTCTTTGCTGAGATCGAAGATATTTCAGACTGTCCAGGCACAGTATTAGATATGATCCAACACTATTTCCTAACATATAAAGCGACTCCCAATCATTTAATTAAAGGTAGCCCTGCAAAAATTGAAATCGTGGGGATTTACGGGAAGAAGGAAGCACAAAAGGTGATACAGCTCGCTCACGAGGATTACTTATCCTATATTGGAGACACTGCTGAAGTGAATTAA
- a CDS encoding lysophospholipid acyltransferase family protein, producing MLIKLWRATYEGMYTFLVGALLKLRYRMQVEGWDTLNINPKQGCLFLANHVAEVDPIILEYLFWSRFHVRPMAVEYLFHSRVVQWFLNSVRSIPIPQLVPGKESKRSLERMNVCYEEASRALNRGESLLLYPSGRLSRTGKEEIVNQYSAYVLLHRVMECNVVLVRVSGLWGSAFSRYKQNSTPKLGPAFKEAFRALLRRGIFFMPKRFVKITLCQVDHLFLKQFPTKQDLNTFLASWFNQGDDNLPIEVPYA from the coding sequence ATGCTAATCAAGCTATGGCGAGCTACTTATGAAGGGATGTATACATTTCTTGTGGGTGCGTTGCTAAAGTTGCGCTACCGTATGCAAGTTGAAGGGTGGGACACCTTAAACATAAATCCTAAGCAGGGGTGTTTGTTTCTTGCCAATCACGTTGCAGAAGTGGACCCTATTATCTTAGAATATCTATTTTGGAGTCGATTCCATGTTCGTCCCATGGCGGTCGAGTATTTGTTTCATAGTCGCGTTGTTCAATGGTTTTTAAATTCTGTAAGATCCATTCCTATCCCTCAACTTGTTCCCGGTAAAGAGAGTAAGCGCTCTTTAGAACGTATGAACGTATGTTATGAAGAAGCCTCACGAGCTTTAAATAGAGGGGAAAGCCTCCTTCTTTATCCTTCAGGAAGGTTATCGAGAACAGGGAAAGAGGAAATCGTTAATCAGTATTCTGCTTATGTGTTATTACATAGAGTTATGGAATGCAACGTGGTTTTAGTCAGAGTTTCAGGCTTATGGGGGAGTGCGTTTTCGCGCTATAAGCAGAACTCTACACCTAAGTTAGGCCCTGCGTTTAAAGAAGCTTTTCGAGCTTTACTGCGTCGTGGGATTTTTTTTATGCCTAAAAGGTTTGTAAAAATTACTCTATGTCAAGTAGATCATCTTTTTTTAAAGCAATTTCCAACAAAACAAGACCTAAATACTTTTTTGGCTTCTTGGTTTAATCAAGGAGATGACAATTTGCCCATAGAAGTTCCTTACGCATAA
- a CDS encoding inositol monophosphatase family protein, giving the protein MHSELPNYQNIVESVVTEITTQLLNYRSEHRLVPFWEKSDGSFITAADYGSQYYLKQQLAKAFPNIPFIGEETLYPDQDNEKIPEILKFTRLLTSSVSRDDLISTLVPPPSPTSLFWLVDPIDGTAGFIRHRAFAVAISLIYEYRPILSVMACPAYNQTFKLYSAAKGHGLSIVHSQNLDRRFVYADRKQTKQFCEASLAALNQQHHATRKLSLGLPNTPSPRRVESQYKYALVAEGAVDFFIRYPFIDSPARAWDHVPGAFLVEEAGGRVTDALGAPLEYRKESLVLNNHAVILASGDQETHETTLAALQNQLNVVPTDKLIAL; this is encoded by the coding sequence ATGCACTCCGAGTTGCCTAACTATCAGAACATCGTTGAGTCTGTAGTTACGGAAATCACTACACAACTACTAAACTATCGAAGCGAGCACCGTTTGGTTCCTTTTTGGGAAAAATCCGATGGTTCTTTTATCACCGCTGCTGATTACGGCAGTCAATATTATCTAAAACAACAGCTTGCAAAAGCCTTTCCCAATATTCCTTTTATTGGAGAAGAAACTCTATATCCTGATCAAGACAACGAAAAAATCCCTGAAATCTTAAAATTTACACGCCTGTTAACTTCTTCAGTCTCAAGAGATGACTTAATTTCTACCCTGGTCCCTCCTCCATCTCCGACTTCTTTATTTTGGCTTGTCGACCCTATTGATGGTACTGCAGGTTTTATCAGACATCGTGCTTTTGCCGTTGCTATATCACTAATTTATGAGTATCGACCGATTTTGTCGGTCATGGCATGCCCTGCCTATAATCAGACATTTAAACTATATTCAGCAGCTAAAGGTCATGGTCTTTCTATTGTTCATTCTCAAAATCTAGATAGACGCTTTGTTTATGCTGATAGAAAACAAACAAAACAATTCTGTGAGGCTTCGTTAGCTGCATTGAATCAACAGCATCATGCAACACGTAAGCTAAGCCTGGGTCTCCCCAACACTCCGAGTCCTCGTCGTGTAGAAAGCCAATATAAGTATGCTTTAGTTGCTGAAGGCGCCGTAGATTTTTTCATTCGCTACCCTTTTATTGATTCTCCCGCTCGTGCTTGGGATCACGTACCTGGAGCCTTCCTCGTTGAAGAAGCTGGGGGTAGAGTCACGGATGCTTTAGGAGCCCCTTTAGAATATAGAAAAGAAAGTTTGGTCTTAAATAATCACGCAGTGATTCTTGCTTCTGGAGACCAGGAAACCCATGAGACAACATTAGCAGCGTTACAAAACCAACTCAATGTTGTCCCCACGGATAAGCTTATTGCTCTATGA
- a CDS encoding bis(5'-nucleosyl)-tetraphosphatase — protein sequence MMKTKYEYSFGVIPIKFFGTPDKNTLKACFICHTRGKHWGFPKGHSEDKEGPQEAAERELVEETGLSVVNFFPKVLIEQYSFNNEEQVFVRKEVTYFLAEVRGDIHADPMEICDSQWLSLQEGLRLLSFPELRDLTVEADKFINNYLFSS from the coding sequence ATTCTTTTGGTGTTATTCCTATAAAATTTTTTGGCACCCCCGATAAGAACACATTAAAAGCTTGTTTTATTTGCCATACTCGAGGAAAACATTGGGGATTCCCTAAAGGGCATTCTGAAGATAAGGAAGGTCCTCAAGAGGCTGCAGAGAGAGAATTGGTAGAAGAAACCGGACTAAGTGTTGTTAATTTCTTCCCTAAAGTTCTTATCGAACAGTATTCGTTTAATAATGAAGAACAAGTCTTCGTTCGCAAAGAAGTCACCTATTTTCTTGCTGAAGTTCGTGGTGACATCCATGCAGATCCTATGGAAATTTGCGATAGTCAATGGTTATCTTTGCAAGAAGGACTCCGCTTATTAAGTTTTCCTGAGCTACGAGATCTTACCGTAGAAGCAGATAAATTTATTAATAACTATCTTTTCTCTTCTTGA
- the dsbH gene encoding disulfide reductase DsbH: MKFWLQGCAFVGCLLLTLPCCAARRRASGENLQQTRPIAAANLQWESYAEALEHSKQDHKPICLFFTGSDWCMWCIKMQDQILQSSEFKHFAGVHLHMVEVDFPQKNHQPEEQRQKNQELKAQYKVTGFPELVFIDAEGKQLARMGFEPGGGAAYVSKVKSALKLR, encoded by the coding sequence ATGAAATTTTGGTTGCAAGGATGTGCTTTTGTCGGTTGTCTGCTATTGACTTTACCTTGTTGTGCTGCACGAAGACGTGCTTCTGGAGAAAATTTGCAACAAACTCGTCCTATAGCAGCTGCAAATCTACAATGGGAGAGCTATGCAGAAGCTCTTGAACATTCTAAACAAGATCACAAACCTATTTGTCTTTTCTTTACAGGATCAGACTGGTGTATGTGGTGCATAAAAATGCAAGACCAGATTTTGCAAAGCTCTGAGTTTAAGCATTTTGCGGGTGTGCATCTGCATATGGTTGAAGTTGATTTCCCCCAAAAGAATCATCAACCTGAAGAGCAGCGCCAAAAAAATCAAGAACTGAAAGCTCAATATAAAGTTACAGGATTCCCCGAACTGGTCTTCATAGATGCAGAAGGAAAACAGCTTGCTCGCATGGGATTTGAGCCTGGTGGTGGAGCTGCTTACGTAAGCAAGGTGAAGTCTGCTCTTAAACTACGTTAA
- a CDS encoding aminotransferase class I/II-fold pyridoxal phosphate-dependent enzyme: MTTSDVIDFVTNDFLGFARSPTIYCEVSKRFQIHCQQFPHEKLGIRGSRLMVGPSSVIDDLESKIASYHGAPNAFIVNSGYMANLGLCHHVSRSTDVLLWDEEVHMSVVHSLSAISGQHHTFHHNNLEHLESLLQCYRISSKGRIFIFVSSVYSFRGTLAPLEQIIALSKKYHAHLIVDEAHAMGIFGDDGKGLCHALGYENFYAVLVTYGKALGTMGASLLTSSEVKYDLMQNSPPLRYSTSLSPHTLISIGTAYDFLASEGEIARKQVFKLKEHFHECFDSHAPGCVQPIFLPHTCLEEAISVLETTGIHVGVVAFAKHPFLRVNLHAYNTVDEVNLLAQVMKPYLEKSSHRVHINHEFHLWRELCQH; encoded by the coding sequence TTGACTACCAGTGATGTTATAGATTTTGTAACAAATGATTTTCTAGGTTTCGCTCGTTCTCCCACAATATACTGTGAGGTAAGTAAGCGTTTCCAAATACATTGTCAGCAGTTTCCTCATGAGAAGCTCGGGATCCGAGGTTCTCGGCTTATGGTAGGGCCTTCTTCAGTTATCGACGATCTTGAGTCTAAAATCGCAAGCTATCATGGAGCTCCTAATGCTTTCATAGTCAATAGTGGCTATATGGCGAACCTAGGCTTATGTCATCACGTATCACGATCTACAGATGTCCTTTTGTGGGATGAAGAAGTGCATATGTCAGTAGTGCACAGCCTATCTGCAATCTCTGGGCAACATCATACTTTTCATCATAACAATCTGGAACACTTAGAATCTCTATTACAGTGTTACAGGATAAGCTCTAAGGGAAGAATTTTTATCTTTGTCTCTTCTGTATATTCTTTTAGGGGGACTTTAGCTCCTCTTGAGCAAATCATAGCACTATCAAAGAAGTATCATGCCCACTTAATTGTAGATGAAGCTCATGCTATGGGAATTTTTGGAGACGATGGTAAAGGACTGTGCCATGCCTTAGGTTATGAGAATTTTTATGCTGTATTGGTTACTTACGGAAAAGCTTTAGGGACGATGGGAGCCTCTTTATTAACGTCATCAGAAGTGAAGTACGATTTAATGCAAAATTCTCCGCCCTTGCGTTATTCTACATCTTTATCTCCTCATACTCTAATTTCTATAGGCACGGCGTATGATTTTCTAGCCTCTGAAGGGGAAATCGCACGGAAGCAAGTCTTTAAGTTAAAAGAGCACTTTCATGAGTGTTTCGACTCTCATGCTCCAGGATGTGTGCAGCCTATATTTTTACCACACACCTGCTTGGAAGAAGCAATTTCTGTTTTAGAAACTACAGGGATCCATGTAGGCGTTGTTGCCTTTGCTAAGCATCCTTTCTTACGTGTGAACTTGCACGCTTACAATACTGTCGATGAAGTGAACCTGTTGGCTCAAGTTATGAAGCCATACTTAGAAAAAAGTAGTCATAGGGTCCACATCAATCATGAATTTCACCTTTGGCGAGAGCTTTGCCAGCATTAA
- the priA gene encoding primosomal protein N': MGYIESSTFRLYAEVIVGSNINKVLDYGVPENLEHITKGTAVTISLRGGKKVGVIYQIKTTTQCKKILPILGLSDSEIVLPQDLLDLLFWISQYYFAPLGKTLKLFLPAISSNVIQPKQHYRVVLKQSKAKTKEILAKLEVLHPSQGAVLKILLQHASPPGLSSLMETAKVSQSPIHSLEKLGILDIVDAAQLELQEDLLTFFPPAPKDLHPEQQSAIDKIFSSLKTSQFHTHLLFGITGSGKTEIYLRATSEALKQGKSTILLVPEIALTVQTVSLFKARFGKDVGVLHHKLSDSDKSRTWRQASEGSLRILIGPRSALFCPMKNLGLIIVDEEHDPAYKQTESPPCYHARDVAVMRGKLAHATVVLGSATPSLESYTNALSGKYVLSRLSSRAAAAHPAKISLINMNLEREKSKTKILFSQPVLKKIAERLEVGEQVLIFFNRRGYHTNVSCTVCKHTLKCPHCDMVLTFHKYANVLLCHLCNSSPKDLPQSCPKCLGTMTLQYRGSGTEKIEKILQQIFPQIRTIRIDSDTTKFKGSHETLLRQFATGKADVLIGTQMIAKGMNFSAVTLAVILNGDSGLYIPDFRASEQVFQLITQVAGRSGRSHLPGEILIQSFLPDHPTIHSAMRQDYSAFYSQEITGRELCEYPPFIRLIRCIFMGKCPKQTWEEAHRVHNILKEQLESTNPLMPVTPCGHFKIKDTFRYQFLIKSAYVIPVNKKLHHALMLAKLSPKVKFMIDVDPMTTFF, translated from the coding sequence ATGGGCTATATTGAATCGTCTACCTTTCGCCTATACGCCGAAGTCATCGTAGGCTCTAACATCAACAAGGTACTCGATTATGGCGTTCCTGAAAATCTAGAGCACATTACTAAAGGAACTGCTGTTACTATCTCTTTACGGGGAGGGAAAAAAGTTGGAGTTATTTATCAAATAAAAACAACGACCCAATGTAAGAAAATTTTACCTATCTTAGGATTATCCGATTCAGAGATTGTCCTTCCTCAAGATCTTCTAGACTTGCTATTTTGGATCAGCCAATACTACTTTGCTCCTCTTGGGAAAACTCTAAAATTATTTCTTCCCGCTATCTCTTCGAATGTGATTCAGCCTAAGCAGCACTACCGTGTCGTCTTAAAGCAAAGTAAAGCAAAAACTAAAGAGATTCTTGCAAAATTAGAAGTTTTACATCCTTCTCAAGGGGCTGTTTTAAAAATTCTACTACAACATGCGTCCCCACCGGGTTTATCTTCCCTTATGGAGACTGCCAAAGTATCGCAATCTCCAATTCATTCTCTTGAAAAGCTGGGCATTCTTGATATTGTAGATGCAGCGCAGTTAGAGCTTCAAGAAGACCTCCTAACCTTTTTCCCGCCTGCTCCTAAGGATTTACATCCTGAACAGCAAAGTGCTATAGATAAAATTTTTTCCTCACTAAAAACCTCACAATTCCATACACATTTACTTTTCGGAATTACAGGAAGTGGTAAAACAGAGATCTATCTTCGAGCAACAAGCGAGGCTCTTAAACAAGGGAAAAGTACAATTCTTCTTGTTCCAGAGATCGCTCTCACAGTGCAGACAGTCTCATTATTTAAAGCGCGCTTTGGCAAGGATGTAGGTGTTCTCCATCACAAGCTTAGCGACAGCGACAAAAGTCGCACGTGGCGCCAAGCTTCCGAAGGATCCCTACGTATCCTCATAGGACCACGGTCTGCTCTTTTCTGCCCCATGAAGAATCTGGGACTGATCATTGTAGATGAAGAACACGATCCCGCCTATAAACAAACGGAAAGTCCTCCTTGCTACCATGCCAGGGATGTCGCTGTAATGCGAGGCAAACTCGCTCATGCTACTGTGGTTTTAGGAAGTGCGACTCCCAGCTTAGAAAGCTATACTAATGCGCTATCTGGCAAGTACGTTCTGTCTCGGCTCTCTTCAAGAGCAGCTGCTGCTCATCCCGCAAAAATTTCTCTTATCAACATGAACTTAGAGAGGGAAAAGTCAAAAACCAAGATTCTATTTTCCCAGCCTGTGTTAAAGAAAATAGCCGAACGTCTGGAAGTGGGAGAGCAGGTTTTGATTTTCTTTAATCGTCGGGGATATCATACCAACGTCTCTTGTACTGTTTGCAAGCATACATTGAAATGCCCTCATTGTGACATGGTGCTCACCTTCCATAAATATGCAAATGTGCTTCTCTGCCATCTATGCAACTCCTCACCTAAAGACCTCCCACAATCTTGTCCAAAATGTCTTGGAACTATGACGTTGCAATATCGAGGCTCAGGAACAGAAAAAATAGAAAAAATTCTCCAGCAGATTTTTCCTCAGATACGTACCATCCGTATTGATTCAGACACTACCAAATTCAAGGGGAGCCATGAAACGTTACTCAGGCAATTTGCAACAGGAAAAGCAGATGTTTTGATCGGCACCCAGATGATTGCCAAAGGCATGAATTTCTCTGCAGTCACACTCGCGGTCATTCTAAATGGAGATTCTGGATTGTATATCCCTGATTTCCGAGCTTCAGAGCAAGTCTTCCAGCTCATTACACAGGTAGCAGGTAGGTCGGGTCGGAGCCACCTACCTGGAGAAATTCTCATCCAATCCTTTCTTCCTGACCATCCCACAATTCATAGTGCTATGCGTCAGGACTACTCGGCATTTTATAGTCAGGAAATCACAGGTCGCGAACTCTGTGAGTATCCTCCATTTATCCGTCTTATCCGTTGTATTTTCATGGGGAAATGTCCCAAGCAGACTTGGGAAGAGGCCCACCGAGTCCATAACATTCTAAAAGAGCAGCTAGAAAGCACGAATCCACTGATGCCAGTGACTCCTTGCGGTCATTTTAAAATCAAGGATACGTTCCGCTATCAGTTTTTAATTAAGAGTGCTTATGTCATTCCAGTGAATAAGAAACTCCATCACGCCTTAATGCTGGCAAAGCTCTCGCCAAAGGTGAAATTCATGATTGATGTGGACCCTATGACTACTTTTTTCTAA